CGATAACGTTACATGCACGCTGGTGGTGGATGCATTTTGCAAGAAGGGTTGCGTCAGTTGGGTCTTCAGGTTCTTCCGCAAGATGCTGGAGATCGGTCTGGCTCCGAATGTGATCAATTACACGACTCTGATTGATGCGCTGTGCAAGAGGGGCAGCGTGAAGCAGGGATTTCAGGTGCTTGAGGAAATGGTGGGGAGGGGGTTAAAACCGAATGTTTATACACACACAGCCTTGATTGATGGGCTTTGCAAGATTGGATGGACTGATCGGGCTTTCAGGTTGTTCCTCAAGCTTGTGCGGAGCAACTCATACAAGCCGAATGTTTGCACTTACACAGCCATGATCAGAGGTTACTGCAAGGAGAGCAAGCTTAATCGGGCAGAAATGTTGCTGACGAGAATGCGGGAGCAGGGTTTGACACCCAACACCAACACCTATACCACTCTGATTGATGGACACTGTAAAGCTGGGAATCTGGAGCGGGCTTATGAATTGAAGGATCAAATGACCAGTGACAGTTGTCTTCCAAATATTTGCACGTATAATGCTGTTATCCATGGGCTCTGCAAAAAGGGAAGGATTCAAGAGGCTTATAGATTGCTTCAAGAGGCTTCAAACAAGGGGTTGCAGATGGATAAATTTACATATACTATTCTTATAAGTGAGCATTGCAAGCGAGACCACTCTTCTCGAGCTATGGAATTATTTGATGAGATGGTTGACGCAGGCTGCCATCCAGATATTCACACATATACCACTTTAATTGCTGCATTTTGCAAGCAAAGGAACATGGTAGAGAGCGAGAGGTTGTTTGAAAGATGTCTCAAGTTAGAGTTAGTTCCTACAAAACAAACATATACATCGATGATCGGTGGGTATTGTAGGGTTGGAAAAGTAACTTCTGCTTTGAGGGTTTTTGAGAAGATGATCCAGCATGGATGTTCAGCTGATGCAATAACATATGGTGCTTTGGTCAGTGGTCTCTGCAAAGAGTCTAGGCTGGATGAGGCAAGGGCATTATATGAGGCCATGTTAGACAAAGGTCTGGTTCCCTGTGAAGTTAGTCGCATTACATTGGCTTATGAATATTGCAAGAGGCAAAAATCAAACGTTGGTTTATCAGTATTGGAGAGGCTAGACAAAAAACAATGGACTCGCACAGCCAATATCTTAGTTAGGAAGCTCGGCTTTGAGGGACACGTAGATGCAGCAGGCATGTTCATCAACAAATTGTTGGATGAAGATCACAGCATTGACCGCATAACCTACGCTGCATTTATAAATGCATGCTATGAGAACAATAGGTATTCGACTGCATCAGAACTTTCTGAGAGGATTTCAAAGGGAGCACTTAGCTTTGTTAAGGACAACAGCACCATAACTTAAGCAGGACATAATACTTGAGCAACAAGTTGAAAAGATTGCCTATGTTCCTCATAAAGCTCAATGCGATGGTTGGCAAATTCTGTCCGATGAGTCAAAGAGAAATGTCAGCAAGTTTCTGATATTTAAATAATCAACAGCTCATGTGTAGATTGGTATTCATGTTCTAAGTGGTGCATGCACTTCTTGTGATGAAAACCATTCCATGACAGAATCTCACTGGGACAGGGCATGGTTAAGGCTATTTTTGTGATTCACCAACTTTGTATAAGTGCAAATGCAGTTAAGGTTGGGATTCTGGCAGATCTGCACATTTGCTGTTGGGTATGTAAAGTGGAATGTGGTTCTCTTTCTGGCAAAATGGTTTAGTGGTCTCTGCAGGTTTTGAAAGATTAGCTCATCAGTTTAATTTTGTGCATTGCAATCTAACTGAACTTTACAAACCTtgggatatacatatatatgatgtGGCAGATGACACATCAGTGTCTCTCCACCTCAGTTGTGGCAGATGACACATCTCCCAAAACCAGAAACTGGATGCTGTCGGATTAGCAAATAGGGATCACAATCTGTTATCCATGTGCAAAAGAGGGGTCACACTAGTTTCATTATATGTTGGTGATGGCGTGATATCCAATAAGAAGCTCGATATTTGAGGCTTCCATGGTTTATGTGGCATCCACATAGATGATACATGAGCATCATATGAGTTGCATTTTTTTTAGCAGAATTCTTGTCTCTGGTGCAATCTGTGGTTGTAGAGCAACTTTGCTGCGATTGGTAAGCTTCTGTTCTTGTGTTTTTTGAAAAGATCTTGTACTGCAAGCTTCAAATGCTTATGAGGTGTGCATCTGGCTGACGATTGTGCCTCATATTCGTGGAACAGCCATGGTTCATGGATGTGTTGGAAAACTTTGAGGAACACGAATACACACTGATATAGTTTTCATGACATGGAAAAGCTTGTTCTCCTATGTGGTTCATCTTTGTTGAGAAACATGTTAAAATCTCTCACACAATGCATCATTGGTGACTGTAAAAGTATATGGTATGCAATAACATCCTCACACTTGTCTCAGTCATACCATATACTTTTACAGGTAAGCCATCAATTGCTTTTAGGCAGCTTTCATGTTGATTATTTGTTAGTTCTAAGTTGGCCATTTTGGTTAAAACCAATCACTGACTTAAATTTTTTTCTCTCATTTACATTCTTGTTCTTGTATACGCATATGAGCATCAACCCCGATGAAGTTACACCTATTTCCCTCTCATGTACATTCTAGTACAAGCATCTTCATGAACTCATAAAAAGTCCTAAATACTCTCTGGGCCTACCTTTATCATTATCCTTAGATCGGCTTGACTTTTGCAGATGGAAATAGTTTTTCACCAAGTCATTGTGGGAATTGAAATCTTAAACAAGGTCCATGAAAGCATTGAGACTAGAGGTGGTTTTGTTTCAAACATGCCAGGTTCTTATGGAAGCCTTTGCTTAAATAACGTGCTAATTATGACTTACCAGGAAGCATAACATGTATAAGCTTTTGTTGTATGATAAAAACACCCTTTTGGTAATTGATTATCAACATCTGGCTTCCTGTAATAAACAGTTGCTGAAGTGTGAGCTCATCTCAAGCTTGAACTTAGATTAGTTTGCAGATGTCATGGTTTTAGTTCAAAAGCACCAAATTTCCTTTGGGATttgtcattcttattctcatgcccCCTTAATTTTCCTTTATGCCCTCCAATTCTGGCAAGTTATTCTTTTCTGTATCTTCTCACATGCCTTATGGTAAACAATGACTTACTTCTTCCAGGTAGTGTGATCGTTTCTGTTGAAACTCTATGTATttggtgaatcatttgctaattaAGAGATTTATTTTCTTAATCAAGAACCCTACAAAAGATttcatctcaaaggaaaaggcatTCTTTCTTCATGTTTGTATCTTCTGCATTCAATTTACTCCATTCTTGATTCAACAAGCACTCACATGAATCTTGAATTTTTTCCTTCCAGATTTATCAGGTCTTCCAAGATTTGGTGGACATAAGCTGTTTTCCAAGCTTTTGGCAACGAGAGCCTCAAATCACTTTTGCAGTCCAATCCTTATATACATTCCAAAGATGTCACTGCAGATAGTGGACTTGTCATTGTTGCGAATGATGACCGTGGAAGGTTTGCTTCTTAGAACCCTTTGCATTCCTTGATGACAAATTCTGTTGTTCTCTTTGTAACTATATTTAGGAGGACATCTACAAATATCAAGATCTCCCATAAATTCTATTCAGGTAAATGATCAATAAGAGGCAGTTGATGTTTTGTTGCTGGGAAGATTAAAGATTCACAAGCAGTGGCAAGGCAATTAACCACGGAAGCACCGAACAGAGATATCAATGTGGTTCGACTAATGGCATAAATACGCTTTGTTTCTATCACTTGATGTTGATTACTGATTTCCATCACGGAGAAAAGCCCGAGTAGATTATTATACAAAGGCGTACACCCAAGCTGCGTGCTGCCAAACCTGGCAATGTAGAACTTATGCCCTTCCAGGTTACATATAAATTTTTCCATTCCTCGTGAGATGTTGCTGATTACAGATAATTGTTTGATTCCTAGAAGGCATTAACTTTTGAGGTTGCCATTGTTTTCCAGTAGTTTTTCATCTGCACAGAGACAAGAATGTCCCAAAAGAAATAGGATTTTCTGCACTCTTTACAGTAAAAGGTTCATTCGTTGGTAGGACTGCTTGCTGTATTTTTCCAGTTTGATCATTTTAGTTGCAGCTAAAGCTAGATTGTGCTTTGCTTATTGCAAGCTTCCTAGAGAGATTCTTTCAATCCTTACACTGTAACAGGATGGAGTATCATCAATCTATTGTTGATTACCTGATAATGTATGCACAGGTTATCATATTTCTTCATGTTTGGCTATGACTACAGTTAATGTACTATACTAAGAACCCAAGTTGGCTCCAAAGAGAGCAAACATGTCGTAAAATAATCTAGTCAATTTCACGAGAACACGTGAAGATCCTACGACATCGTCCCTAACTTTCTCTTTGATCAAGGGGTCAAACCTCTAGTGACGAACCCTCCCGCTGTTACTTTACCAGTCTTCACTCTGACcgaggttaattatatattattatactaTTCTTTGtagttaaatctttttagtattTCAGTCtagatttaaaaatatatattaaaatttttataattataaaaataaaatatttaatctcatttacttCAACGTTATTGATTTTACTAATAGAAGATACAACATGTATATGAATGACATGAAAATgatagacaaaaagataatttcaacggtGGTGACAGATGATAACACCGTGGGTGACTGTTGTGGTGGTGGTTTGCGAGAACGATGCGGTGGTCAACCTTACCAATATCGATCCGAACATCAATGATAAGGAGGAAGAGTGATGAGACATTTGTgtcgatgtcggagaagaaagaggagagaggtGAGGCATCTATGTCGACGTCGCACCACTCTCTACCTTCTCTTACTTCTTCGGCATCGCTATGCATCTGTGTTGGCATcaagggaggaagaggaggcatgtGAAGCATCTGCATCACCAACGGtgaggagggaggagaaagatGAGGTAGAGTTGTGCGAtgccgaaggaggaagaggaggcagacgaGGCATCTGTGTCGGTGTAGCACAACTCTACCTCCTCTTCCTTGTTGACCATCTCATTGTTCAGTGTAGCATCGTATTGCCTCCTCTACATTAGTGTCACACTGCTATGCCTCCTCTTCATTCTTGCTGACCACTGCATTGTTCGGTGCAGCATTGCACTGCCTCCTCTACATTAGCGTCACACTGCTATGCCTCCTCTTCATTCTTGCTGACCACTGCATTGTTCGGTGCAGCATTGCACTGCCTCCTCTATGTCGATGCCGCACCACTTTGCTTCCTCTGCATCAATGCCACACCGCTCTACCTCTTCATTCTCATCGACCATCGCATCATTCGGTGCAATGTCGTACTACCTCTTCCACGTCAGTGCTGCATTGCTCTACCTCCTCTTTATTCCCGTTGACTACTATATCgccagaagaggaagaggagacaaaACAGTGCGATGCCAACATATATGCCTCacctacctcctcttcctcctctagcaTCGTACTGCTCTACCTCCTCTTCATTCTCGTAGACCACCACATTGTTTGGTATGGCGGCACTACACTACCTTCTCTACATCAGTGTTGCATTGCTATGCCTCCTTTTCGTTCTCGAAAATTACTACATCTTTCGGTGCGATGCCACACTACCTCCTCTGCATCAATATTGTATCGCtctgcctcctcttctttctcgttgaccaccacatcattggaagagaaagaggaggtaGAGCGGTGTAGTATCGATGCAAATGCCTCACCtgccccctcttcctcctctagcgTCATATCCCACTACCTCCTCATTGTTCTAATCAACTATCACATCGTTCGGTGCGATGCTACATTGCTTCCTTTGCGTTGATGTCGCACCGCATCATCAGAAGAGGAAAAGGAGGCAAAGCGGTAGGACATCAATGCAAATGCCTCACCTCCCTCCTCTTTCCCTTCCGGCATTGACACAAATGCCTTATCTCTCTGCCTCCTTTTCCTTCTCATTGTCGATGTTTGAATTGATATCAGCAAGACCGGTCACCACCATTACAACCACCCATGGCATCATCGTTTGTCAGTATCATTAAAATTACCTCTTTATCTATCGTTTTCGTATCATCCACACACGTGTTGTATTTTCCGTCAGTAAAGTCGATAACGTTAGGGTAAACgagattaaatgttttactttcataattataaaaatttaaatataatttttttaaaatttaaggaTCAAAATACTAAAGAGGTCTAGATAACATATAATTAACCC
The window above is part of the Musa acuminata AAA Group cultivar baxijiao chromosome BXJ1-1, Cavendish_Baxijiao_AAA, whole genome shotgun sequence genome. Proteins encoded here:
- the LOC135617024 gene encoding pentatricopeptide repeat-containing protein At4g19890-like, with the protein product MRLFHRLLAPHFRYYCARTNKTRPFADLVLPRQPSQDPTFTPQNPPPTVSEVCNLISQTYEDGNQKLRSLHVDLTDEQAVAAVALLAETEGSMVAFSFFRWAVARPQFRHFLRFYVTAACSLVDLGNLEKAQEVMSCMAVSFSEVGRLKEAVDMVFEMRSQGLPISIHTMNLVLRVAVGSGLIEYAEQLFAEMPANGTYPNSCSFKTMIAAYCRQGRVSDVERLLRTVEERGHGIDNVTCTLVVDAFCKKGCVSWVFRFFRKMLEIGLAPNVINYTTLIDALCKRGSVKQGFQVLEEMVGRGLKPNVYTHTALIDGLCKIGWTDRAFRLFLKLVRSNSYKPNVCTYTAMIRGYCKESKLNRAEMLLTRMREQGLTPNTNTYTTLIDGHCKAGNLERAYELKDQMTSDSCLPNICTYNAVIHGLCKKGRIQEAYRLLQEASNKGLQMDKFTYTILISEHCKRDHSSRAMELFDEMVDAGCHPDIHTYTTLIAAFCKQRNMVESERLFERCLKLELVPTKQTYTSMIGGYCRVGKVTSALRVFEKMIQHGCSADAITYGALVSGLCKESRLDEARALYEAMLDKGLVPCEVSRITLAYEYCKRQKSNVGLSVLERLDKKQWTRTANILVRKLGFEGHVDAAGMFINKLLDEDHSIDRITYAAFINACYENNRYSTASELSERISKGALSFVKDNSTIT